Proteins found in one Verrucomicrobiia bacterium genomic segment:
- the glgA gene encoding glycogen synthase GlgA: MRVLHAASELHPFSKTGGLADMVSALAHALASAGHSVDVVTPLYRGLKARFPGLQPAGWQFDVRLGGSLVSGRFLRLDPAPGLRLWFVEQSDFFDRPGLYNEHEVDYPDNAARFAFLSKAALLLARHVSPRMDLIQCHDWQTGLLPVLVHHARVTGGWPAAPRTLFTIHNLAYQGSFPPEQWALSNLPGNWFHLESALHHGFCNFLKGGLALADALSTVSPTYAREICTPEYGCGLDGLLRRREYELTGILNGVDYGEWTTVNNPALPHAYDADHMEGKTANKQALQEELGLAVRPDLPLLANITRLTGQKGADLQWDAINDLLASGGRFQFALLGSGNPAMEAAYGDLARRYPGVVAATIGFDPQLAHRMEAGADFYLMPSRFEPCGLNQLYSLRYGTIPVVRATGGLQDSVVDPRDSPERATGIKFQDPTAPALATGIRKALRLHREADLLLHFRRNGMEADFSWEKQAREYVELYEHVIHGV, encoded by the coding sequence ATGCGCGTGTTGCACGCAGCGAGCGAGCTGCATCCATTTTCCAAGACCGGCGGTCTGGCGGACATGGTATCGGCGCTGGCGCACGCGCTGGCCAGTGCAGGACATTCGGTGGATGTCGTGACGCCCCTCTATCGCGGCCTGAAGGCCCGATTCCCCGGGCTGCAACCCGCCGGCTGGCAATTCGACGTGCGATTGGGCGGCTCGCTGGTTTCCGGGAGATTTCTGCGGCTGGACCCCGCGCCCGGACTGCGACTGTGGTTCGTCGAGCAGTCGGACTTCTTTGACCGGCCGGGGCTCTACAACGAGCACGAGGTGGACTACCCGGATAACGCCGCACGTTTCGCTTTTCTCAGCAAGGCGGCCCTCCTGCTCGCACGGCATGTGTCGCCACGGATGGATCTGATCCAGTGCCACGACTGGCAGACGGGCCTCCTGCCGGTCCTGGTGCATCACGCCCGGGTGACCGGTGGATGGCCGGCGGCGCCACGCACCTTGTTTACGATCCACAACCTCGCCTACCAGGGGTCGTTTCCCCCGGAGCAATGGGCGCTGAGCAACCTGCCCGGAAACTGGTTTCACCTCGAAAGCGCCCTCCACCATGGGTTCTGCAACTTCCTGAAGGGGGGGCTCGCACTGGCGGATGCCCTTTCGACCGTGAGCCCCACGTATGCTCGGGAGATCTGCACCCCGGAGTACGGGTGCGGCCTTGACGGCCTGCTGCGCCGTCGGGAGTACGAGCTGACCGGAATCCTCAATGGGGTGGATTACGGTGAATGGACCACGGTGAACAATCCGGCGCTGCCGCACGCCTACGATGCCGACCACATGGAAGGGAAGACCGCCAATAAGCAGGCGCTTCAGGAGGAGCTGGGCCTGGCCGTCCGGCCGGATCTGCCGCTCCTGGCGAATATCACCCGGCTGACCGGACAGAAGGGAGCGGATCTGCAATGGGACGCCATCAATGACCTGCTGGCTTCGGGCGGACGCTTCCAGTTTGCGTTGCTGGGGAGTGGGAATCCAGCGATGGAGGCTGCCTACGGCGATCTGGCCCGCCGATATCCCGGAGTGGTGGCCGCAACCATCGGCTTTGATCCCCAGCTTGCCCATCGCATGGAGGCAGGAGCCGATTTCTACCTCATGCCGTCGCGATTCGAACCGTGCGGCCTGAACCAGCTTTATTCGCTGAGGTACGGAACCATTCCCGTGGTGCGGGCCACCGGCGGGCTTCAGGACTCCGTGGTGGATCCCCGGGACAGCCCGGAGCGCGCCACTGGGATCAAATTCCAGGATCCCACCGCCCCCGCACTGGCCACCGGCATCCGCAAGGCCCTCCGACTCCACCGGGAGGCGGACCTGCTCCTGCATTTCCGCCGGAACGGCATGGAGGCCGACTTTTCCTGGGAGAAGCAGGCCCGCGAGTACGTTGAACTCTATGAGCACGTGATCCATGGGGTGTGA
- a CDS encoding glutathione peroxidase, which produces MSPALAASIQEIPVKDIDGKDTSLKAYDGKVVLVVNVASKCGLTPQYTALEALYRKYKDQGLVVLGFPCNDFGGQEPGSPAEIKEFCSTKYDVTFPLMGKLHVKGPEQHALYAQLTGKDARFPGDIEWNFGKFLIGRDGAVLVRFSPRTAPDAPEVTQAIEEALKAK; this is translated from the coding sequence ATGTCCCCCGCCCTTGCCGCCAGCATTCAGGAGATTCCGGTCAAGGACATTGATGGCAAGGACACGTCGCTCAAGGCCTACGACGGCAAGGTCGTTCTGGTCGTCAATGTCGCCTCCAAATGCGGCCTGACGCCGCAATACACCGCGCTGGAGGCCCTGTACCGGAAGTACAAGGACCAGGGGCTCGTGGTTTTGGGCTTCCCCTGCAACGATTTCGGTGGCCAGGAACCGGGAAGCCCCGCCGAGATCAAGGAATTCTGTTCGACCAAATACGACGTCACGTTTCCGCTGATGGGCAAGCTGCACGTCAAGGGACCGGAACAGCATGCCCTCTACGCACAGCTCACCGGGAAGGACGCCCGATTCCCGGGCGATATCGAATGGAATTTCGGCAAGTTCCTGATTGGTCGGGATGGCGCCGTGCTCGTGCGGTTCAGCCCGCGAACCGCACCGGATGCTCCCGAGGTGACCCAAGCCATCGAGGAGGCTCTGAAGGCAAAGTAG
- a CDS encoding EamA family transporter has protein sequence MNPTSSPAVGNTWFYYTLITVFSWGVYGILLHKGQVTMNDPVNGRYKAFLFVGIAYFLTAVLAPLVLLIARGAAFSGYTTPGWSWSLLAGILGAIGAFGTLLAFGARGTPAVVMSIVFAGAPVVNALVSLWLYRHDIDFARVNPAFYLGIVLAVVGGGLVMKYKPNPIPMKPAASQPAVPASTTVRA, from the coding sequence ATGAATCCGACCTCTTCGCCCGCCGTGGGAAACACGTGGTTCTACTACACGCTGATCACCGTGTTTTCGTGGGGGGTGTACGGGATCCTGCTGCACAAGGGTCAGGTGACGATGAACGACCCGGTGAACGGCCGCTACAAGGCGTTCCTGTTTGTCGGCATCGCCTACTTCCTCACAGCAGTCCTGGCTCCGCTGGTGCTGCTGATCGCCCGTGGTGCCGCATTCAGCGGATACACCACGCCCGGCTGGTCCTGGTCCCTGCTGGCTGGAATCCTCGGAGCCATCGGCGCCTTTGGCACGCTGCTGGCTTTCGGCGCCCGGGGCACCCCGGCCGTGGTGATGTCCATCGTCTTCGCCGGTGCGCCGGTGGTCAACGCGCTGGTCTCCCTATGGTTGTACCGGCATGACATTGACTTCGCCCGCGTGAACCCTGCGTTCTACCTCGGCATCGTGCTCGCCGTGGTGGGCGGTGGCCTGGTGATGAAGTACAAGCCCAATCCGATCCCAATGAAGCCGGCGGCCAGCCAGCCGGCGGTACCCGCCTCCACGACGGTCCGGGCCTGA